In Propionispora vibrioides, the genomic stretch ATCGGGATAATTAATAATTTTTCATCACTACTCAAGAAAATTTCCCTCCAAATGTACAATTTACTATTCATATATTTATTGTTTACTACAAGCCCCCGCCGGGCTTACTCCGTCGTTTCCACTGCCCGCCGGTAGAAATTCAATCCAAACCGGTATCATTATCCGCTCATAATAATTCCTTTAAGTATATACATTTTACCGGATTTTTGCAAGAAAAATCCTTTTGTTGCTCTGCTTTGCAGCCCCCGCGCTAGAAAAAGCATTGCTTTATTATCAATAGTATTCCCCAAAACAAAGCTTTTTCCACAGGCAAATATAGTATGTGGCGGCAGCCGCCGGTCCGAAAAATAAAAATTCGCTTGCCGCCGGTCCCGGCACACCGTCAATCAGACCGGCAGCTCCCGATAAAAAAGAGGCTGTGCACGGCAGTTGCCGTACCACGAGCCTCTTATCTGCCTTATTATACCGGTTCCTCCGGGTTGCCGGCCGCCGCTTTATAGAGCTTCCGGTTTTGCAGCAACCACACCTTTTCCGAGAACCGGCCGGGCGGGGTATTCCCCAGTACCTTTTGCATATCGTACATCCGGGCATCAATCAAATCGAGATGGTGCAGCATTTCCGCCTCCGGAATCATCGGGCGTTTGGGACTGCCGAACTCCGGCTCATAATGATGGGAAAGAATCATGTGCTGCAGCAGCAGGGAAGCCTCCTCGCCGGCGCCGACCTTCCGGGCTACCCGGTCAATCAGCTTGATTCCCTGCACAATATGGCCCAGCAATTCCCCCTCGGCGGTATACTCGGAAACAATGCCCCATTCTCCCGCATCCATTTCATCCAGCTTGGCAATATCGTGCAAAATGATACCGGCAAACAGCAAATCCTTATTCAGTAACGGATAAATCCGGCATGTTTGTTCGCCAAGCTGCAGCATGGTAAGAATGTGATACAAAAGACCGGACCGCACGGCATGGTGATTACTCTTGGCCGCCGGGTAAATCAGCAGTTTCTTCTTACAATCGTCGATGATAAAACTGACAATGGCGTTCAGATCGGCATGTTCAATTTTTCTGACAAACTGCAGCAGTTCGGCATACATCCCTTCGGCATCACGGGGAGCCACCGGCACAAAATTGGCAATCACCAGCCCGTCTTCCGACCCGGCCAGCCGGAGCTTCTCTATCTTGAGCTGCAATTTCCCCTGCCATTCAAATACGGCACCCTTTACCTTAATCAAGGAACGGGCCACGTACTGAGCTTCGTCTGCCGGACTGCAATCCCATAGTTTAGCATTCATTTCTCCCGTCTGGTCAGACAGGGTAATATCTAAATAGCGTTTATTATTATTCGAGGTTTTGCAATCAACCGCTTTAATTAGAAAAAAGGTCTGTACACTGTCGCCAGGCTTCATATCACAAATCTTCTTGTTTTCCATATTTCTCTCCCATGATCGACGGACCGGTTCATTGCAAACAGCGGTCCGTGTCTTAATCGTATCGCAATTACTTCTCGAAAACTTTGCAAACTCCTGCCAGTGCTCCGCCAGCTTTGAAACAGGAAGATGATGGCGAGGCAAAATTTTGTCAGCCAAGGCGGAGGAGAGAGACATACCGTCAGTATGTCGACTGACGACAACGCCGGGTGACGAAATTTTGACCGTCAGCCATTTCTGCTCTCAAGTTTAGCGGAGCGCTATCCCGTTTTTAGGGAGCCACAACCACTGCCAGGTCAAACATGCGGTCCCAGGGATACGCAACACGGATAGCGGCAGGGTCAATCCAGAGAAAACGCCGGGCAAACCGTTGCAGCTTCTCGTTGGTTCGGGCGGCGGCCTCAGGATTAAGCCAGCTTAGATATTCCGTTCTGCCCTGGTTAAGATACACCACTTCCCAGCAAACCTCCGGGCGGATATTAGCCTGATAAGCCCAGTCCTCCAAATAACGGACGGCAAGAAGCCGTTTCCGTTCCTTATCATCCATATTACGGGCCAGCAAGCCCTGTCCCAGTGCATAACCCAGAGTATTGCTGGCCGTGTTCCAGCCCGAATAAGCAGCCAGCTTATCCAGCAAGCCCTGTTTGAACATGGCCTGCAGCAGTGAATTATCGGCGCCGTTTGCGTAGGCCACGTCGGCCATAGCCACCGGCCGGCCGGCCCGGATATCCTCGGCCATTTGCTGCGCCAGCTTCTCCGTTCGCTCTTCCCTGACCGGCAGGTTGGTAAATACATCGGCCTCCTCGGTCTTACCGGTAAGCGGCGTATTCAAGTAAAGAACCAGGTCGGCTTGCTGCGCTGTGGCAGCCACCCGGCCACCGGCCGCCTTAATGTGATCAACCACCGTAAGCCCCAACGGCTGGTCCTCGTAGCTGGCCACCGTATCCGGCCCGGCCCCGGCAGCATAACGGACGTACACGGCCGGCCGCTTGCCGGCCAGGCGGTTAGAAGCTCGCGTCAACAGCACCATGCCTAACTGGTCGGCACCGGGGAAAGAAGCGAAAGTGCCTGCCGGCAAATCCCTCACCAAAGGCTGTAACGACCGAAACTCCTGATGGGAACGGGAAAAGGGTGAGGTATCGTCCCGTCCCAGCAAGAGGTAATCCAATTGTTTTTGTTTGAGCAGAGCCAGCAACCCGGTATCGATTTGATAGTTCTTAGCCCGCCGCTCCAGCCAGTCACTCAGATATTCCTGCGGAAGAGACGCCTCCAGGCTTTGCAGCTTGCTTTGCTCTTCCTCCGACAACCCCCGCAGCTCGGCCTCATCCTGCAAAGCCGTAAGCTGGAACAAAGCACCGCCGTATTTTTCGTAATAGACCGGCTCCATGCCGCCGACACTCATTTTCGGTGACCGCATCAGAGTGGCAAAAACATAAACGGGCGCCCGTGCATTCATGAGGCGCAGCCCGGCGAACCGCTGCAGCCGCCCTTCCAGTATAAAGCCTGGCAATTCATGGGTGCGGGAATCGACCAGACCGCCATAAATCAAGGTATCGCCGGATAAAACAAATGCATCGGCGGCCGGCGCCTGCTCCGCCAGCCACTGCCACAAAGCCTCCGGCTTACCGGTTCGGCCCCGTCCGGCCAACAATTCGGCCGGCGGCACAATCAACTGACAGCTTGCAGCCTGCAGCGTATCAACCACATAACCCAGTGATACCGGCCGGTCGTCGGCCGGTATATACACAATGCTTTTAGCCTCGCCGCGGCCAATTGCCCCGCCGGCGAAACATAACAGGACAAAACTCCAGCAAAGCAATAGCCTGCTCATCCATCGGCCAGCCCCACGCTTCATAACCCCGACCACCAGGCAACCTCCCCCGTTACGCTCATCCATTCAGTAATATCCTTAGCATAACCGGAAAAGCTACCTTTTATCACAGAGGCACTACCGGCCAAGAGGCCAATCAAGGGTCCTTTTATTCAGATTGCCCTGAGTCTCTTTCTAAAACCAGATACGGTTCGGACGAATCAAAAATTCTATCATGCTCGCCTCGCACGGCTTTCTCAGTAACCGTGATCCGCGCCACACCCTGCCATTTGCGACAATAAAAAAACAGCCGGCATCAGTCTAATTGCTTAAGACTGATGCCGGCTTGTAAAAAGGGAGAACAGCCACTATTTTCTCAACACCTTACCGCTAAGCTTCCCGGTTGGCCGGCCATCATCTAAGGCTAAGCCACCGTTAACAAATACATACTCTATCCCCATAGGATATTGAGCCGGCTCAATATAAGTACCTCTATCCCGGACAGTATTGGGATTAAAAATAACCACATCGGCAAAATATCCCGGCTTTAGCAGTCCCCGCTCCCGCAGGCCGAAAGCTTCAGCCGGTTTACCGGTCATTTTGCGAACAGCCGCTTCTAGAGTAAGCACCTTTTCTTCCCGCACATACTGGCCCAGTACCTTGGGGAAAGAACCGTATACCCGTGGATGGGGCTTGCCGCCCAATAGTCCGTCGGTGCAGACATTTTGCTCGGGTCGCTGCAGAATGCGAATCACCTGGTCTTCCTTGCCATAAAAATCCACCATGCCGACGGCATTGCCCTCTTCGTTCAACAGATCAAAAGCCGCGTCATACACATTTTTGCCGCGCATACCGGCGATCTCCACCAGGTTCTTACCAACCAGATCGCGGTTAGCAGCTGTCTTCACACTGGTAACATAAATCTGATCCGGTCCGGCAAAATCCCAGAAGTTATCCCAGCCCGGCAGGCCTTGCTCGATATCGCGAATCATGCGCCGCCGCGCCTCCCGGTCCTGCAGACGTCCGAGCAGTTTGTCGGTGCCGCCGTCATGAGCCCAGGGTGGCAGGATAACCCCCAGCATGGTGCTGCCGGCAGCGTAAGGATATTGATCAAAAGAGACCCTTATACCCTCCCGGGCGGCTTTATCCAGTAAGTGTAGCATGGGCTCCAGATAACGCCAGTTTTTAACACCGCAAATCTTAAAATGAGAAAAATGTACCTTGACACCCGACTGCCGGCCTATATCCAGAATTTCCTCCATCGATTCCAATACGGTGTCCGCTTCGCTGCGCTGGTGCACGACAAATACCCCGTCATAGCCGGCAACCACCTGGCACAGCGATACCAGCTCTTGTCGGCCGGCGTAGGCACAAGGCATATAAATCAAGCCACTGGACAAGCCAAACGCGCCGGCCTCCAGTTCCCGCCGGACAATGTCCTGCATCCGCTCCAGTTCCAGCGCCGTCGGCAGACGGTTATCCAGCCCCATAGCTTCCATCCGTACATTGCCGTGAGGTACCAGATAGGCCTCATTAAGCCCGACACCATTCTGTTCCAGCAGCTGCAGATAGCCGCCAGTGGTTTTATAAGTCCAGTCTATCCGGTCGCTGTCGCCGTCCAGCCCGGCCAGGTTTTTTCGCCAGGGCGACACATATTCCACCGGCAACGGCGCCAATGAAATACCGTCCTGCCCCAGCACCTCCGTTGTAATTCCCTGACACAGCTTGGGTTCGAGCACGGGATTGAGCAGCACTGCCAGGTCGGAGTGGCTATGCGTATCAATAAAACCCGGTGCCACCACCAGTCCTTCGGCTTCGATCACCCGGTCAAAGTCACCCTCCCTGCCAACCGGACTAATACAAGCCAGTCGCTCGCCTTCAATCACCACATCGGCCGGGAAAAGCGATCGTCCACTGCCATCCGCCAGGCGGCCGTTCTTAATCAATATCCTCATACAACACTCACCTCAATACCGCGGCCAGAATGCCGTAATAAGCGGCCGCCGCCTGCAGCAGCTGGTCAATTTCAATATATTCGTCAATCGTATGAGCCAGATTCTCCCGGGAAGGTCCGAACCCGATCGTGGGGATACCGGCCTCCCCGGCGTAATGACTGCCGTTCGTGCAGAAGGAGTATTGTGTCAGTTCCGGCGTCAGACCGGCCCGGAGCAGTCCTTCCCAGGCCGCCGTAATAAAAGGCTCCTCCTTTTCGTACAGCCAGCCGGGGAAAAACCGTTCCCCTTCGATTTCTGCCCCGGTATAGCAACGCTCCTTGCCGGCAGCAAAGCCAACGGATGCCTTACACTCCGGATTTTCCCGCTCCATTGCCGCCAGCAGCTCCTGCAACGGCTTCAATACCGAGGCCGGCGTTTCCCCGACCAGCAGACGGCGGTCATAGGTTGCCCGGCAATAATCAGGCACCACCGAAGCACCGGGATAGGGTGAGGACTTGATGTCGGTCAGTTCCATAATGCCGGCTCCCATTACGTTATGGGCCGGCGGCGTTAATTGACGGATGCGTCGCACCATTTCAGCCATAAGATAGACAGCGTTGACTCCCCACTGCGGATTGGCCGAGTGGGCCGGTTTTCCATAGGTTTCCACCACAATCTCCGCTCTCCCCCGCTGTCCCCGTTTTAAGTTAAGCTCCGATGCTTCACCAATAACCACATAGTCGGGTTGAATTCGCCGGCTGATTTCCCTGGCGGACACCCCCTCGAAGCACTCTTCGTGTACAACACCGGCCACGTAGATTTCACCGGGAAAGTTACGGCGGCTGTCAGCGGCAAAATAAGCGGCCGCCGCCGTCATGGCACTGACGGCGCCCTTCATATCGGAAGTGCCCCGGCCATAGATGCGCCCCGCTTCCACTTCGGCCCCAAACGGCGCATAGCGCCATTGAGCGGCATCCACCACCGGCACAGTATCCAAATGTCCATCAAATAACAGCCTTTTTCCTGGCCGGTTTCCTCTAATGCAACCAATCATATTGCCATACCGGTCACGCCAAAAAGCATCGTAGCCCAAGCTGGCAAAGGCTTGCTGCAACCGGTCAGCCGCGTCTCCTTCCTCACCGGAATAACTTCGGCATTGCACCAGTTCCCGGCAGAGTTCAATAATCTCCTGCTCCCGTTGCTGATTTAGCATGGGTTCTCCCCCTCCTGCCAGGACGGATACGCCCCGTCCCAGACGATTTTACGATAGGAAGCCGGATCTGTATCGCCTTCGGTACTAATTAACAGCACCCGGGAATGCTGATCCAACCCCAACGCCATTCTCGCTTCCCACAGCTCTTTTCGCTCCAGGAGAGCAGCCAGCAAACCGGCGCCAACCGCCCCCGACTCTCCTGCTATCACCCGCTCATCCTGACCGACTGAATTGCCCAACACCCGCATACCCTTGGCCGTCACCCAATCGGGACAGGAGAAAAACATATCGCCATAGTCCCGGATGATACTCCAACTTAACGGATTGGGTTTGCCGCAGGCCAGCCCGGCCATAATAGTCGCCATGTCGCCGCTCACGCTTCGCTCCCGACCGTCCGCCGCCAGGACCGAACGGTAAAAGCAATCGGCCTGATTAGGCTCGACCAGCACCATCACCGGCCGCTCAGTACCAAATGCAGCGATAAAATGGCCGGCTATAGCGGCAGCAAACGAGCCTACACCAGCCTGTAAAAACACATGGGTAGGCCTTTCCGGCCCCATTTGCCGAAACTGGTCAATGATCTCAGCCGCAATATGGGCATAACCCTGCATAATCCAGACGGGAATGGTCTCATACCCCTCCCAGGCAGTGTCCTGTACCACTACCCAGCCGTTATGGCCGGCCTGTTCAGCCGCCATATCAACTGCTTCATCATAATTCAACTCGGTAATCGAGGCTTCCGCTCCTTCACTTTGAATATGCTGCAGCCGGGTGAGCGACGAACCTTTCGGCATGTAGACCACTGCCTTCTGTCCCAGCACCCGTGCCGTCCAGGCCACACCCCGGCCGTGATTACCGTCAGTTGCCGTCACAAACGTAATCTCACCCAGCGTTTCCCGGACGGCCGCCGAAGACAGAACGGCAAACGGCAGCGCTCCCAGGTCTTTGCCCAGCCGGCCGGCCAGATATTTGCCAATAGCATACGATGCCCCCATAACCTTAAAGGCATTCAGTCCAAACCGGTAAGACTCATCTTTGACATAGATGCCGCCCACCCCCAGCTTATCCGCCAAACCCTGTAAAGAGCGGAGCGGTGTGACCTGATACTGGGAAAAGCTGCTGTGAAACTGCGCCACTTCAGCCAGCGCCGCCGGGCCAAGGAAGGCTACATCGGTGCCTTGCTGTCTTTTCAGGGTACTCTTTAGCCAAGCTACCTGATTCATTGGTTCTACCTCGCTTTCTAAAAGAAAAGAAAAACGGCGCTCTAAAGATACCGGATGGTTCTTGCAGAGAGCGCCGTTGCCCATTTATCTCATTTTGAGACACAATTGGTAAAAAAATATCCCCGACAAATGTCTTGGTCTGCCTTTATTATATCTCAAAATGAGATATAAGTCTACGAAAATCGGTGACGCCAGCTACATGTTGTCCGGATATCTAAAGAACACTACTTTCATAAAGTTGCTTAAAGGAACACCGAATGTCCCGACGGAGCTTTTCCTGTGGCTGCGTCAGCCACCCCTTAGAAGAGCCATCAATTTGGTGCAGTTTCACTTCTCCCATGCCGGCAGGCTTACAATATCAGTGGCTCCTTAAGATAATTCGTACTCCTTAATTTTACGGTATAGCGTCGCCCGGCTAATACCTAGTAACTTGGAGGCCTTTTCCTTGCTCCGGACATCGCCGGAAAACTCGGCCAGAGCTTTGACAATGGCCTCTTTCTCCAAGTGGTTCAGGTTTAGCGGCAATGACGACCGCTCTGGTTTTGTTTCCGGCAAGGTCAAATTGCCGGCAATCAGCTCGGCCATTTTTACAATAAATTGCAGCATCCATTCCCGATTATCCAGCAGCCGTCGAGTCTGTTCCCGTTCAAAGCTGATCAATCCGATCACCCCGACAGGCTCACCTTGCACCAGAATAGGCGCAGCCATTTCCGCATCTTCAAAACAGTTCCCCTGACGCGGACAGGGTTGGCATAGTTCATGATTGCCCGGATTCTTAATCAGTACTGTTTCCCCTGTCTCCAGCACATGGCGGTATACAAAGCCGTCCAGCATAACACTGCCCCGTCCCTCCCGGTACTTGCCAGTACCGGCGACACGGATCAACTGGGCGTCGGCAATTTCCACATCAATCTTTAACACGTCCGCTATAGCTTCCGCTGTTTTCTGTACAGTATCCCGTATATCCTGCAAACCTATCATCATAGCTCACCTCAAGCACATTAACCGCCTGAACGGCTTACCAGCCGGTCATCTCCTCAGGGCGTGTTTGCAAACTATCCGAAACGCTCCCTGACGGCGCTTTTTGCACCATACTTCGTTAACATTTTTTTGAAATAGGGGCCGCTATTCCGGCAAAATGTTGCCTCGTCTGGCACAAAAATCACTCGCCATGGATCATTCCGTTAGCTTGCAAACACGCCCTAGGACAACAACAACTAGTTTCTACGTCAGTTTACCAAAAAACGTAGCAATAATAAAGTATTTTCCAAAGGAATTGGCATTTTCGCTGTCGGTGGCCTGCAGATCAACGGTTGGCAGCAAAAGGCTTGCGGCGAACAAACTGTCCGGCACCGCGCACACCGACAAAGTTACCGCCTTCCACAATCACCTTGCCTCTGGCAATCGTCATCGTCGGCCAGCCAGTGATCTTCTTTCCCTCATACACACTGTAATCAATTCCCTGATGGAGCCGGTCAGCCTGTAATGTTCCAGTCTGTGCCAGGTCGACCAAAACCATATCGGCCAGGCTGCCAGGCTGCAGAACGCCCTTCTCCGGGTATAAACCGAACAGTTTGGCCGGATTGGCCGACGCCACGGCAACCAGTTGCTGCAACGTGAGCCGCCCTTGCTGAACACCTTCCTCCAAAAGCAACGGCAGCCGGGTCTCAATCCCCGGTACACCATTTACCACTTTAGTGAAATCACGCCTGCCGCCTGTCTCATCTTGCGGCAAAAACATGGTCTTTTCAGCCAGCGTATAGGTGCAGTCATCAGAACTAACCACCAGAACATCCTGCCCCAAGCCGGTCCAGAGCGCCTGGCAGTCGTCAGCATCCCGGAGCGGCGGACTCATGATGTAACGATAGCCCTCATCCTGCCGGTACATTTCCTGCGTAAGCACCAGATAATGGGGACAGGTTTCGGCATAAACCGGATAGCCTCTAAGCCGGGACTGCCGCACCGTCTCCAGGCCACGCCGGCTGGTCAGATGAAAAATATACAGTGGCGATCCGGCGGCTTCCGCCAGCAGAATGGCCCGCCGCACCGCTTCCTCTTCGCAGAGCGGCGGTTTGGCCTTGGGGAAATCAATCCAGTCCAATTCGCCTTTGGCTCGCTGCCGTTCTATATGAAACTCGGCTATCGCATTGGACTCGGCATGCACTCCCGGCAGTGCCCCCCACTTGCGGGCGGCTTCCAGCACAGCCAGCATCCCGTCGTCCTCAATCATAACCCCTTCTTTGCGATAGGTCATAAACAGCTTAATACTGCTGCAGCCATATTCCACTATAGCCGGAATTTCGGCAATCACTTGCGGATTGGCTTCGACAAACTTGGCATGAGTGCTGTAATCAATGACGGCTTTCGCCATTTCCTCCCGCCGCTCTTTCACCCTGGCCAATACCGAGTCGCCCGGCCGGGTATTGGTAAAATCAATAAAAGTGGTAACACCGCCAAAAGCGCCGGCCACACTGCCGCTGTAAAAATCAAGAGCGCCCCGGCAGCCCATGAACGGTGCCTCAAAATGAGTGTGCATATCAATCAGCCCCGGGAGAACGTATTGACCGGCAGCGTTGATCACCCGTTTGGCCCGCCCCAGCAAAGCGGCATCGCCCAGGGAAACAATCCGGCCGTCTTGCACGGCAATATCGGTTTTTATTATGGCGTCGGCATTCACTATGCTGCCGCCCCGAATAATCAAATCCAGCATATTCTCACTTCTTTCCTGCTCGGGCGTGTTGAAAAACTATCGGCACGCTCCCTGACGGCGCTTTTTGGGCCATACTTCGTTAGCCTGTTTTGAAATAGGGGCCACTATTCCTGCAACAGGCTGCTCGTCTGGCCCAAAAATCACTCGCCACGGATCATACCTTTAGGTTTTCAACACACCCTACTCATTTACGCATACAGTCCGGTGCGGGAAGGACAAAAGCCGCCGGCAATCATCTGCCACAGCGCCGTACAGCCTGCCACCACCGGGTCAATCACCGTCAGTCCGGTCCGCTGCTGCAGCCGTGCCCCAATACCGGTCATTCCGGCACAACCAAGAATGATTACTTCCGCTCCAGCCTGGCGCAAACTTTCGCATTTTTCCACCATTAAATCTTCCTGGCTGCCCGGCCGGCCGGCAAAATCACCGATCGGCACCTCCAGCGCCGCCACACCGGCCAGCCTGGCCTGCAGCCCGTAAGACAGGACCAGCGACTCCATCATGGGCTTGGCCTTGGCCGAAGCCGCCAGTATACCAAACCGGTAGCCCAGCAAAAGAGCCAGCGAAAAAGAAGCCTCGGCAATACCGGTAACCGGCAGCAGTACTTGTTCCTTCAAAGCATAGAGAGCCGGATCGCCAAAGCAGGCTAACAGCAAACCGTCGAAATGGTCCGGCGGCTGCTTGGCCAGCCGCTGCAGGACACTGGCGCCGCCCAGTGTATAGTCACGGAAGCTTTCCAGCACGTCCGGCGCTCCCGGTGTAGAAGTAACTACAAAATCAAAATGCAGTCTGTCGCTCAACACCTGTACCGTTGCTTCAATATCACCGGTCATGACCGGCGAAGAATTGGGGTTAATCACCAGCAGATTAGGCCGTTTCATAACCGCACCTCCGACGCCATTGCCGGTACAGTTCCTCCGGCGTTGCGATGCCCCGGTCAATGCCGTATGCCTGCCAGGCCTGGGCCAGAGCAGTCAGCGACGGTGGCTTGAGCGATGCCTGATCAAGAATTTCACGGGCGCCAAACACCTCTCTGACTGTTCCGTCCAGCAGCATGTGCCCCTGGTGCATGACCACGGCCCGCTTGGCATATTGGGCAACAATATCCATTTCATGAGTAATGATAATGATCGTGTGACCATGCTGCCGGTTCAGTTCCTGCAGAAACTCCATAATTTCGATCGATTGCCGGTAGTCCTGGCCGGTAGTCGGCTCATCGACAATAATGACCTTCGGCTTCAACGACAGAATAGAGGCGATCGCCACCCGCTGCCGCAATCCTTTTGTCAGAAAGAAAGGATGTTCACCAAACAGCTCCGGCCGCACACCGGCAATCCGGGCCGCCTCGCCGACCCGCTCGCGCACTTCACTTTCCGCGCAGCCAATATTGCGCGGCGCATAGGCAATCTCATCAAACACATTATTATTAAACAATTGATGGTCGGGATTTTGAAAAACATAGCCAATAGCCGTAACCAATTGTTTTTTCACCTTGGGCCGGGTAGTATCCAGTCCGTCCACCGTTACGGTGCCCGAAGTGGGCTTGAAGATTCCGTTAAGCACCTTGGACAAGGTCGTTTTGCCGCAACCATTTTGCCCGATCAGGGCGATAAACTCACCGGGAAAAACCTCCAGAGTCACTTGATTGACCGCCCTGGTTCCATCGGGATAGCAATATACCAAATCCTCAACCGTTATAATAGACTGCTGTGTCATGACGTTCTCCCCCGTTTCAGTTCCTGCCCCAGCCTATCGCGGATGTCCTCAAAATAAACCGGCACCTTCGGCTGCGGACTGTCGGCGGCGGCCAGATAGGAAAACCGGATGATGTCGGGCACACGGATCCCGCTGGCGGCAATGCCATCCAGATCGTCAAAAAAGCGTTCCGCCTTTTCCCGGCGACGGATACTGCCCTCCGCCAGGAGTAAAATTTCATCGGATAATTCCGCTATCTTTTCAATATTATGTTCAATGACCACAATGGTCATCTGCAGCTCTTTTTTCATGGTAGCCAACAGGGAAAACACATTATCCTTCGAGTGAGGGTCCAGCATGGAGGTCGGCTCATCCAAAATGATGATTTTCGGCTTCATGGCCAGCACAGCGGCAATAGCTACCCGCTGTTTCTGGCCACCGGAAAGATCATAAGGCGGTTTAGTCAACAGTTCCCGGATACCGGTCAGCTCGCTTACCCAGTCAAGCCGCTCATTGATTTCTTCCACCGACAGCCCTAGATTTTCCAAACCAAAGGCAATCTCCTCCTCTACGCTCATCGCCGTAAACTGGGCATCGGGATCGGCAAATACCATCCCGATATGCTGAGCCAGTTCCAGCGAACTAAGCGACCTCACTGTCGTGCCAAAAACCTCGATCTCACCCTGCAGCACACCGGAAAAATGCTCAGGAATCAGCCCCCGTAAGGCAAGGGCCAAGGTTGTTTTTCCCGCTTCATTGGGACCGACTATACCTAAAAAACGGTTAGCCTCCAGAGAAAAGGAAATATCCTTGAGCGTCATAGACTCACTGCCGCTGTACTTCCAGCACAGATGCTTCACTTCTAGGGCCTTCACTCTCCTCCCCCCTTTACCGAGGCCAGTAAAGCCCGGTTCACCAGTGAATGACCGATATCAAACTGATTGGTATGCACTTCAAAGATCACAAAAACCAGAAAAGCGGCCAACATACCGGAAATCATGGCAATATCGCCGCCCCGCACCGGCGATTTGGCAACCAGGTAGTCGGACCGTTTCCGGCCGTTAACCTTGCCGGTCAGCACGGTGCCTTTGGCAAATAAAGCCATGCTGATATCGTCGCTGCGCCGGATGGCCAGCGTAAACAGCGGCACCATATACATGGCAAAATGCTTGATTTTACCGGTCCAGGACATATCCTCCGTATCCAATCCCCGGGCCTCCTCCGCCTCACGGATAATCCGGTAGTCTTCCAGAAACATGCCTGCCGACCGCAGTGACAGGCCCAGAAAATAAGAGCAGACAAACGGCATGCCCGTCGACCGGAACGCCACTAGAATGTCCCTTTCCCGGTTGGTCGAAAAATAAAAAATCGACGCATAAATAAGTGCCACAATGCGGATGTACACACTCAAAGCCCACATCAGGGAATGGTACTCCAGGCGTACCCAGCCGGCCTGATACAATACCAGCGGCTCCCCCTTGCCGACGGGGAAAAAGATGTACATGGCCAGAATAAATATTCCTATAGTGAATACCATGGGCAAATACACCCGCAGCTTGCGCAAATCCACCCGGGAAAACAGGAATAAACCCAGAATAACCAGTAGAAACGCAAGATTTCCCTCCGGCATTTCAATAAACAGGGGAATCACGCCGGTAATCACAAAAAGAGTTAGACGAACCAGGGGATGCAGGGCATAAATCGGTGATTCCAGCGGCACATAACCTAAAATGGTTTTTTGCATAGTCTGTGTCCCTGCCATACATAGCGCCTCCCAACGGCCAACCGGGCTTAGGCCCAGTATTTTTTACAAAAGGTTTTTGATTTAATAACAATGGGTGAAACGAATTTCAACATAATAACTCCCAGTATCCAGGAAGCCACCGCGTTACCGACA encodes the following:
- a CDS encoding YgeY family selenium metabolism-linked hydrolase, producing MLNQQREQEIIELCRELVQCRSYSGEEGDAADRLQQAFASLGYDAFWRDRYGNMIGCIRGNRPGKRLLFDGHLDTVPVVDAAQWRYAPFGAEVEAGRIYGRGTSDMKGAVSAMTAAAAYFAADSRRNFPGEIYVAGVVHEECFEGVSAREISRRIQPDYVVIGEASELNLKRGQRGRAEIVVETYGKPAHSANPQWGVNAVYLMAEMVRRIRQLTPPAHNVMGAGIMELTDIKSSPYPGASVVPDYCRATYDRRLLVGETPASVLKPLQELLAAMERENPECKASVGFAAGKERCYTGAEIEGERFFPGWLYEKEEPFITAAWEGLLRAGLTPELTQYSFCTNGSHYAGEAGIPTIGFGPSRENLAHTIDEYIEIDQLLQAAAAYYGILAAVLR
- a CDS encoding 3'-5' exoribonuclease YhaM family protein is translated as MENKKICDMKPGDSVQTFFLIKAVDCKTSNNNKRYLDITLSDQTGEMNAKLWDCSPADEAQYVARSLIKVKGAVFEWQGKLQLKIEKLRLAGSEDGLVIANFVPVAPRDAEGMYAELLQFVRKIEHADLNAIVSFIIDDCKKKLLIYPAAKSNHHAVRSGLLYHILTMLQLGEQTCRIYPLLNKDLLFAGIILHDIAKLDEMDAGEWGIVSEYTAEGELLGHIVQGIKLIDRVARKVGAGEEASLLLQHMILSHHYEPEFGSPKRPMIPEAEMLHHLDLIDARMYDMQKVLGNTPPGRFSEKVWLLQNRKLYKAAAGNPEEPV
- a CDS encoding N-acyl-D-amino-acid deacylase family protein, coding for MRILIKNGRLADGSGRSLFPADVVIEGERLACISPVGREGDFDRVIEAEGLVVAPGFIDTHSHSDLAVLLNPVLEPKLCQGITTEVLGQDGISLAPLPVEYVSPWRKNLAGLDGDSDRIDWTYKTTGGYLQLLEQNGVGLNEAYLVPHGNVRMEAMGLDNRLPTALELERMQDIVRRELEAGAFGLSSGLIYMPCAYAGRQELVSLCQVVAGYDGVFVVHQRSEADTVLESMEEILDIGRQSGVKVHFSHFKICGVKNWRYLEPMLHLLDKAAREGIRVSFDQYPYAAGSTMLGVILPPWAHDGGTDKLLGRLQDREARRRMIRDIEQGLPGWDNFWDFAGPDQIYVTSVKTAANRDLVGKNLVEIAGMRGKNVYDAAFDLLNEEGNAVGMVDFYGKEDQVIRILQRPEQNVCTDGLLGGKPHPRVYGSFPKVLGQYVREEKVLTLEAAVRKMTGKPAEAFGLRERGLLKPGYFADVVIFNPNTVRDRGTYIEPAQYPMGIEYVFVNGGLALDDGRPTGKLSGKVLRK
- a CDS encoding DUF4127 family protein gives rise to the protein MDERNGGGCLVVGVMKRGAGRWMSRLLLCWSFVLLCFAGGAIGRGEAKSIVYIPADDRPVSLGYVVDTLQAASCQLIVPPAELLAGRGRTGKPEALWQWLAEQAPAADAFVLSGDTLIYGGLVDSRTHELPGFILEGRLQRFAGLRLMNARAPVYVFATLMRSPKMSVGGMEPVYYEKYGGALFQLTALQDEAELRGLSEEEQSKLQSLEASLPQEYLSDWLERRAKNYQIDTGLLALLKQKQLDYLLLGRDDTSPFSRSHQEFRSLQPLVRDLPAGTFASFPGADQLGMVLLTRASNRLAGKRPAVYVRYAAGAGPDTVASYEDQPLGLTVVDHIKAAGGRVAATAQQADLVLYLNTPLTGKTEEADVFTNLPVREERTEKLAQQMAEDIRAGRPVAMADVAYANGADNSLLQAMFKQGLLDKLAAYSGWNTASNTLGYALGQGLLARNMDDKERKRLLAVRYLEDWAYQANIRPEVCWEVVYLNQGRTEYLSWLNPEAAARTNEKLQRFARRFLWIDPAAIRVAYPWDRMFDLAVVVAP